The proteins below are encoded in one region of Neosynechococcus sphagnicola sy1:
- a CDS encoding Hpt domain-containing protein, with protein MVMDAANLDAILQEARACFLFEDAPEYLETLAQGLHRLGSDRAAALDYTAMMRAAHSIKGGVGDCPTYPCQPTGASARGFAGSASGRPQHRSSRGL; from the coding sequence ATGGTGATGGATGCCGCCAATTTGGATGCCATTCTTCAGGAAGCTCGGGCTTGCTTTCTCTTTGAGGATGCCCCGGAATATCTGGAAACCTTAGCGCAAGGACTCCATCGCTTAGGGAGTGATCGCGCCGCAGCCCTAGACTACACAGCAATGATGCGGGCCGCCCATTCCATCAAAGGGGGGGTCGGGGATTGCCCAACTTACCCCTGTCAGCCAACTGGCGCATCAGCTAGAGGATTTGCTGGAAGCGCTTCAGGAAGGCCGCAGCACCGATCAAGCCGTGGCCTATGA